The window TTCTGGACCGGGATGTCGGTGCTGTTCGCCAGTCTTTATCTGTTTCTGATTCTGCCGAACCTGCACGACTTCCCGATGCTGGTGCTGGCGTTTGCCATCCCGTTCATTTGCGTGGGTACGCTGACGGTGCAGCCGCGTTTCTATCTCGGCATGCTCCTGACGCTGGTCAACACCTCGTCGTTCATCAGCATTCAGGGCGCGTACGACGCGGACTTCTTTGCTTTTGTGAACTCCAACCTGGCCGGGCCCATGGGCTTGCTGTTCGCGTTTATCTGGACCTTGATTGCCCGTCCGTTCGGCGTCGAACTGGCTGCCAAACGCCTGACCCGTTTCAGTTGGAAGGACATCGTGCACATGACCGAGCCTGCCAACCTGGCCGAACATCGGCAGTTGGGCGTGCAGTTGCTTGATCGTCTGATGCAGCACCTGCCTCGGCTGGCGATGACCGGCCAGGACACCGGTATCGCCATGCGTGAAGTACGCGTCGGTTTGAACCTGCTCGACCTGCTCGCCTACACCCCGCGAGTGACCGGCGCACCGAACGTTTTGTTGCAGCAAGTGGTCAGTGAAGTCGGCGAGTATTTTCGCGCCTGCCTCAAGGCCGGCGAACGCTTGCCAGCGCCGGCCGCCTTGCTGATGACCATGGATCGCACCCGCCGCGCCCTCAACGGCCACGGCGATGAAGAAACCCGGCTACACCTGTTGCACGCCTTGAGCGGATTGCGCCTGGCCTTGCTGCCCGGCGTCGAATTCGTCTCCAGCGCCGAACCCGAAGAACCGCTGCCCGATGGAGCGCCCCTATGATCGGTGATCTGGACATCAGCGGCATTTTCCTGCCGACCTTGCTGGTGTTGATGGGCATCACTTATGTGCTGTTTTTGCTGGTGCATGCCGTGCTCACGCGCGTGCACTTTTACCGTCTGGTCTGGCACCGGGCATTGTTCAACGTGGCTCTCTACGCCGTGCTGCTGTACGGCGTGGACTCACTCAGTCGATACCTGATGACATGAAAAAACCGTTTTTGACCATCGGTCGCGTGGTACTGACCCTGCTGATCGTGACTTTTGCCGTTGTCCTCGTCTGGCGCATGGTGATGTATTACATGTTCGCGCCGTGGACCCGCGACGGCCATATTCGCGCCGACATCATCCAGATCGCGCCGGACGTGTCCGGATTGATCCAGCAGGTTGAAGTGAAAGACAACCAGTTGATCAAGCGCGGCCAGGTGCTGTTCAGCATCGACCAGGACCGTTTCAAGCTGGCCCTGCGTCAGGCCAAAGCAGCCGTCGCGGATCGCGAAGAAACCCTCGCCCAGGCGCAACGTGAAGCCAAGCGTAACCGTGGCCTCGGCAACCTCGTGCCGGCCGAGCAACTGGAAGAAAGCCAATCGAAAGTCGCCCGCGCGCAATCGGCGCTGGCCGAAGCGCTGGTGGCCGTGGACAGCGCCCAGCTCAACCTCGACCGCTCGGTGATCCGCAGTCCGGTGGACGGCTACGTCAACGACCGTGCACCGCGCCCGCAGGAATTCGTTACCGCCGGGCGTCCGGTGTTGTCGGTGGTCGACAGCAACTCGTTTCACATCGACGGCTATTTCGAAGAAACCAAACTCGACGGCATTCATGTCGGCCAGTCGGTGGATATCCGTGTGATCGGCGACCGCGCCAAACTGCGTGGGCATGTCGAAAGCATCGTCGCCGGTATCGAAGACCGTGACCGCAGCAGCGGCAGCAACTTGTTGCCCAACGT of the Pseudomonas sp. Seg1 genome contains:
- a CDS encoding DUF1656 domain-containing protein; the protein is MIGDLDISGIFLPTLLVLMGITYVLFLLVHAVLTRVHFYRLVWHRALFNVALYAVLLYGVDSLSRYLMT
- a CDS encoding HlyD family secretion protein yields the protein MKKPFLTIGRVVLTLLIVTFAVVLVWRMVMYYMFAPWTRDGHIRADIIQIAPDVSGLIQQVEVKDNQLIKRGQVLFSIDQDRFKLALRQAKAAVADREETLAQAQREAKRNRGLGNLVPAEQLEESQSKVARAQSALAEALVAVDSAQLNLDRSVIRSPVDGYVNDRAPRPQEFVTAGRPVLSVVDSNSFHIDGYFEETKLDGIHVGQSVDIRVIGDRAKLRGHVESIVAGIEDRDRSSGSNLLPNVNPAFSWVRLAQRIPVRIAFDEVPHDFRMIAGRTATVSIIDDQPVDNRQQEPGQ